From a region of the Rhabdothermincola sediminis genome:
- a CDS encoding L,D-transpeptidase family protein: MAIVTALALVLGACSARDRDEAVPSGPDQAGTSLPVETTTTAPPTTTTLPPTTTPPPPTYRPGSAGPEVLALEQRLAELGFRPGPVDGTYTAETSSAVMAYQKHEGLGRDGIAGPETMGAVFAPLRGPGPLPWGPAPRLEIDLDRQIMFVLLDDSVTALNISSGNNQAYRHPAGYTAVAATPVGEFAVERKIDAAEHAPLGILYRPMYFKGGFAVHGSTSVPGYPASHGCVRTSYADQDWLFPLIPRGTPVVVRSGGPVIDPGTDAPLA, translated from the coding sequence ATGGCCATCGTCACGGCGCTGGCACTGGTGCTCGGGGCCTGCTCGGCCCGCGACCGGGACGAGGCTGTTCCTTCCGGCCCCGATCAGGCTGGGACTTCGCTGCCCGTCGAGACGACCACCACCGCGCCCCCGACCACGACCACCCTGCCCCCCACCACCACGCCACCCCCGCCCACCTACCGCCCGGGGTCGGCGGGGCCGGAGGTGCTCGCGCTCGAGCAGCGACTGGCGGAGCTGGGGTTCCGGCCTGGCCCGGTGGACGGCACCTACACGGCGGAGACGTCGTCCGCGGTGATGGCGTACCAGAAGCACGAGGGGCTCGGCCGGGACGGCATCGCCGGGCCCGAGACGATGGGCGCGGTCTTCGCCCCGCTCCGGGGCCCGGGCCCGCTGCCGTGGGGCCCGGCGCCCCGGCTGGAGATCGATCTCGACCGCCAGATCATGTTCGTGCTGCTCGACGACAGCGTCACGGCGCTCAACATCTCCAGCGGCAACAACCAGGCCTACCGCCACCCGGCGGGGTACACCGCGGTGGCCGCGACACCGGTGGGGGAGTTCGCCGTCGAGCGCAAGATCGACGCCGCGGAGCACGCCCCGCTCGGCATCCTGTACCGCCCCATGTACTTCAAGGGAGGGTTCGCGGTGCACGGCTCGACCAGCGTGCCCGGTTACCCGGCCAGCCACGGCTGCGTGCGCACCAGCTACGCGGATCAGGACTGGTTGTTCCCCCTGATCCCCCGCGGCACCCCGGTGGTGGTGCGCAGTGGCGGCCCGGTCATCGATCCCGGCACTGACGCACCGCTGGCGTGA
- a CDS encoding TetR/AcrR family transcriptional regulator, with protein sequence MTDQRGGQARGRAHAPRPPRERLHRGLTLSERRAQRRQALLDSALELFGTKGYAATSIEELCRTSFVSTRYFYEEFQNREDLLASLYEDLLARAWEEVLAAEVEPGPDYLRRDTRARVGAFVHALLDDPRAARIVCLEAVGVSPALEARRRSAHLRYAEALANFFLDYFPEGTDPGHDFELVALGMVGAINEIIIDWMERDEPGSLDQLIDVVCELFLVLGTSRWGNPERWGTRPAR encoded by the coding sequence GTGACCGATCAACGAGGCGGGCAGGCTCGGGGCCGAGCCCACGCCCCGCGGCCACCACGGGAGCGGCTCCACCGCGGTCTCACCCTGAGCGAGCGGCGGGCCCAGCGGCGCCAGGCCCTGCTCGACAGCGCCCTCGAGCTGTTCGGCACCAAGGGCTACGCCGCCACCTCGATCGAGGAGCTCTGCCGGACCTCGTTCGTCAGCACCCGCTACTTCTACGAGGAGTTCCAGAACCGCGAGGACCTCCTCGCCTCCCTCTACGAGGACCTCCTGGCTCGGGCCTGGGAGGAGGTCCTGGCAGCCGAGGTGGAGCCGGGGCCCGACTACCTCCGCCGCGACACCCGCGCCCGGGTGGGGGCCTTCGTCCACGCGCTCCTCGACGATCCCCGCGCGGCGCGGATCGTGTGCCTCGAAGCCGTGGGCGTCAGCCCCGCGCTCGAAGCTCGCCGGCGCTCCGCTCATCTGCGGTACGCCGAAGCGCTGGCCAACTTCTTCCTCGACTACTTCCCCGAGGGCACCGACCCCGGGCACGACTTCGAGCTCGTGGCCCTCGGCATGGTTGGCGCCATCAACGAGATCATCATCGACTGGATGGAGCGCGACGAGCCCGGATCGCTCGACCAGCTCATCGACGTGGTCTGCGAGCTGTTCCTGGTGCTCGGGACGTCGAGGTGGGGCAACCCCGAACGCTGGGGCACACGACCCGCACGCTGA
- a CDS encoding LLM class flavin-dependent oxidoreductase: MPTGEAAHRRQPDHDYLAQVARAAERLGFTGVLTPAGTMCEDAWVTTASLLADTETLRFLVAFRPGLLSPTLAAQMASSYQRMSGGRLLLNIVTGADTSELGRFGDWLDHDQRYERTDEFLTVLRGAWSGEPFDFEGRYYRVRGATSRAVPDPLPAIYFGGASPAAEAVAARHADVYLAWGEPPAMVAERLDRVRASTAAEGRSVRFGIRFHVIARERAGDAWAEAERLLAGIDPAAVAAAQADYAATQSVGQQRMASLHGGRTDQLEVYPNVWAGVGLVRGGAGTALVGSHTEVADRIEEYHRLGFDEFILSGYPHLEEAYWFGEGVIPELRRRGLVAPDHHPAPPAFASFR, from the coding sequence ATGCCCACCGGCGAGGCCGCCCACCGCCGCCAGCCCGACCACGACTACCTGGCACAGGTCGCCCGGGCGGCCGAACGTCTCGGATTCACCGGGGTGCTGACACCGGCCGGCACCATGTGCGAGGACGCCTGGGTCACCACCGCGTCGCTGCTCGCCGACACCGAGACCCTGCGCTTCCTGGTGGCGTTCCGGCCCGGGCTGCTGTCGCCCACGCTGGCGGCGCAGATGGCGTCGAGCTACCAGCGCATGTCCGGTGGTCGCCTCCTGCTCAACATCGTCACCGGCGCGGACACCTCTGAGCTCGGTCGGTTCGGCGACTGGCTCGACCACGACCAGCGGTACGAGCGAACCGACGAGTTCCTCACCGTGCTGCGGGGGGCGTGGTCCGGGGAGCCGTTCGACTTCGAGGGCCGCTACTACCGGGTGCGAGGCGCGACCAGCCGTGCCGTTCCCGACCCCCTCCCGGCCATCTACTTCGGCGGCGCCTCGCCGGCGGCAGAAGCCGTCGCGGCCCGCCACGCGGACGTGTACCTGGCCTGGGGCGAGCCGCCCGCGATGGTGGCCGAGCGGCTGGATCGGGTCCGGGCGTCGACCGCCGCGGAGGGTCGGTCGGTGCGGTTCGGCATCCGCTTCCACGTCATCGCCCGCGAGCGCGCCGGGGACGCCTGGGCGGAGGCCGAGCGCCTCCTCGCCGGCATCGACCCCGCAGCGGTGGCTGCAGCCCAGGCCGATTACGCCGCCACCCAGTCGGTGGGCCAGCAGCGCATGGCCTCGCTGCACGGGGGCCGGACCGATCAGCTCGAGGTGTACCCCAACGTGTGGGCGGGGGTCGGGCTGGTCCGGGGCGGAGCGGGCACGGCCCTGGTCGGCAGCCACACCGAGGTGGCCGACCGCATCGAGGAGTACCACCGGCTGGGCTTCGACGAGTTCATCCTCTCCGGGTACCCGCACCTCGAGGAGGCCTACTGGTTCGGCGAGGGCGTCATCCCCGAGCTCCGCCGCCGGGGGTTGGTGGCACCCGACCACCATCCCGCACCGCCCGCCTTCGCCAGTTTCCGCTGA
- a CDS encoding type 1 glutamine amidotransferase: MGTGTGGDSAVRLVQLYPDLLGTYGDGGNATVLAKRLAWRGIPHELVTVESGAPIPEQGDLYLLGGGEDGPQVEAARELAEQGALHRAVERGAVVFAVCAGMQILGHQFPDAVGQPRPGLALLDVQTVRLQRPRAVGELLVQPDPCWGLPELTGFENHGGRTRLGPAARPLGRVEVGEGNGWGEEGAVSGRVVGTYLHGPALARNPALADLLLGWVAGELAPLDDREVEMLREERIRAARQGELQPRRSWKDLIRRG, encoded by the coding sequence ATGGGGACGGGGACCGGTGGCGACTCGGCGGTGCGCCTGGTGCAGCTCTACCCCGACCTGCTCGGCACCTACGGCGATGGTGGCAACGCCACCGTCCTGGCCAAGCGGTTGGCGTGGCGCGGCATCCCCCACGAGCTGGTGACCGTCGAGAGCGGCGCGCCGATCCCGGAGCAGGGTGACCTCTATCTGCTCGGTGGGGGCGAGGACGGCCCCCAGGTCGAGGCGGCTCGGGAGCTGGCCGAGCAGGGGGCGCTCCATCGGGCGGTCGAGCGGGGGGCGGTGGTCTTCGCGGTCTGCGCCGGCATGCAGATCCTGGGCCACCAGTTCCCCGACGCTGTCGGGCAGCCACGGCCGGGGCTGGCGCTGCTCGACGTGCAGACCGTGCGCCTGCAGCGCCCCCGCGCCGTCGGGGAGCTGCTCGTGCAGCCGGATCCGTGCTGGGGGCTGCCCGAGCTCACCGGGTTCGAGAACCACGGGGGGCGCACCCGGCTCGGTCCCGCGGCCCGGCCTCTCGGGCGGGTGGAGGTGGGGGAAGGGAACGGCTGGGGTGAGGAGGGCGCGGTCAGCGGGCGGGTGGTCGGCACCTACCTCCACGGGCCGGCGCTGGCGCGCAACCCGGCTCTCGCGGACCTGCTGCTCGGCTGGGTGGCCGGGGAACTGGCTCCGCTGGACGACCGTGAGGTCGAGATGCTGCGCGAGGAGCGGATCCGGGCGGCCCGCCAGGGGGAGCTCCAACCCCGCCGATCCTGGAAGGACCTGATCCGGCGGGGCTGA